A genomic window from Eptesicus fuscus isolate TK198812 chromosome 19, DD_ASM_mEF_20220401, whole genome shotgun sequence includes:
- the SLC39A4 gene encoding zinc transporter ZIP4: MAFWTPQRPGLLLTVLAVTVAAAPPAHLLTSRSSAQGALDRVALGGLLNRLAARVHCSSGPCGKCLSVEDLLALGQPEGPRPSPVSVLEPEHIPRLSAAAALYLSDPEGTCEDIRAGRWASQADHLLALLEGPEALVPGLSRLLRRIQVRTTGLPSAEEACVDLPWLLDQAVGSGAPGSPGPVLAALLDHVQNGSCIHALPSPQYFVDFVFRQHRGDTPNITLDELAALMQHLGVGGTAASHGDHGDDHHHHHDHHDHHLRKRAPLAPPNSSSSSSVWDTVCLNARDVMAVYGLPEQTGVSPEAWALLSPALLQQQLSGACGPQPSHPVQDQLSQAEKYLYGSLATLLICLASVCGLLLLICSACSRATHYVIQTFLGLAVGALTGDAFLHLTPKVLGLHQHGGHSELGADDHEDHGAQPIWRLLVALGGLYTFFLFEKLCDLLLPQDPEDLKEEPCSHGGRRGSHGHGHGHGHGMSLQLAPRELHQPKQPHESSRADLVVEESPELSPGPRRLSPELRLLPYMITLGDGLHNFADGLALGAAFSSSWKTGLATSLAVFCHEVPHELGDFAALLHAGLSAPRALLLNLVSALTAFVGLYVALAVGVGEESESWILAVAIGLFLYVALCDMLPAMLSTRDQRPWLLFLLHNVGLLGGWAILLLLSLYEDHIAL; encoded by the exons ATGGCGTTCTGGACCccgcagaggccagggctgctgctgacGGTGCTGGCGGTGACCGTGGCCGCAGccccgcctgctcacctgctgacTTCGAGGTCCTCGGCCCAGGGCGCTCTGGACCGCGTGGCTCTGGGCGGCCTGTTAAATAGGCTTGCGGCCCGTGTGCACTGCTCCTCGGGGCCGTGTGGAAAG TGCCTGTCTGTGGAAGACCTCCTGGCTCTGGGCCAGCCGGAGGGGCCGCGGCCAAGCCCAGTGTCGGTCCTGGAGCCCGAGCACATCCCCCGCCTCAGTGCGGCCGCTGCCCTCTATCTCAGCGACCCCGAGGGCACGTGCGAGGACATCCGGGCTGGCCGCTGGGCCTCCCAAGCGGACCACCTCCTGGCCCTGCTCGAGGGCcctgaggccctggtcccaggcCTGAGCCGGCTGCTGCGGAGGATTCAGGTCCGGACCACCGGCCTGCCCTCCGCAGAGGAG gcctgcgTGGACCTGCCTTGGCTGCTGGACCAGGCGGTGGGGTCAGGGGCTCCGGGCAGCCCCGGCCCCGTGCTGGCCGCTCTGCTGGACCACGTCCAAAACGGGTCCTGCATCCACGCCCTGCCGAGCCCCCAGTACTTTGTGGACTTCGTGTTCCGGCAGCACCGTGGGGACACTCCCAACATCACGCTGGACG AGCTGGCGGCCCTGATGCagcacctgggggtgggtggcacgGCCGCGAGCCACGGGGACCACGGCGacgaccatcaccaccatcacgaCCATCACGACCATCATCTGAGAAAGAgggcccccctcgccccccccaacagcagcagcagcagcagcgtgtGGGACACA GTTTGCCTGAATGCCAGGGACGTGATGGCCGTGTACGGGCTGCCTGAGCAGACGGGGGTGTCCCCAGAGGCTTGGGCCCTCCTGAGCCCtgcgctgctgcagcagcagctgAGTGGGGcctgcggcccacagcccagccaccCCGTCCAGGACCAGCTCAGCCAGGCAGAGA agtACCTGTACGGCTCCCTGGCCACCCTGCTCATCTGCCTCGCCTCGGTTTGCGGCCTCCTGCTTCTCATCTGCTCCGCCTGCAGCAGGGCCACCCACTACGTCATCCAGACCTTCCTGGGCCTGGCCGTGGGCGCGCTCACCGGAGACGCCTTCCTGCACTTGACGCCCAAG gttcTGGGGCTGCACCAGCATGGCGGGCACAGTGAGCTCGGAGCGGACGACCACGAAGACCATGGCGCGCAGCCCATCTGGCGCCTCCTGGTGGCACTCGGGGGCCTGTACACCTTCTTCCTGTTCGAGAAACTCTGTGacctcctgctgccccaggaCCCGGAG GACCTGAAGGAGGAGCCCTGCAGCCACGGTGGCCGCCGCGgcagccacggccacggccacggccacggccacggcatGTCTCTGCAGCTGGCGCCCAGGGAGCTCCACCAGCCCAAGCAGCCCCACGAGAGCTCCCGCGCAGACCTG GTGGTGGAGGAGAGCCCTGAACTGAGCCCCGGGCCCCGGAGACTGAGTCCAG AGCTGAGGCTGCTGCCCTACATGATCACGCTGGGCGACGGCCTGCACAACTTTGCCGACGGGCTGGCCTTGGGCGCGGCCTTCTCGTCCTCCTGGAAGACGGGGCTGGCCACCTCGCTGGCCGTGTTCTGCCACGAGGTGCCCCATGAGCTGG GGGACTTCGCGGCCCTGCTCCACGCCGGGCTGTCGGCGCCCCGGGCGCTGCTGCTGAACCTGGTCTCGGCGCTCACGGCCTTCGTGGGCCTCTACGTTGCGCTCGCGGTGGGCGTCGGCGAGGAGAGCGAGTCCTGGATCTTGGCGGTCGCCATCGGCCTCTTCCTCTACGTGGCGCTCTGCGACATG CTCCCGGCCATGCTGAGCACTCGGGACCAGAGGCCCTGGCTGCTCTTCCTGCTGCACAACGTGGGCCTGCTGGGCGGCTGGGCCATCCTGCTGCTGCTGTCGCTGTACGAGGACCACATCGCCCTCTGA